The proteins below are encoded in one region of Amycolatopsis magusensis:
- a CDS encoding toxin glutamine deamidase domain-containing protein — protein MPPPGPRPQGGIPQQGPPPGRQGPPQPFNAWQKPPLDPNTRPDIPQQPAAPRTPEQRAPERQAPAQRTPEQTAPDQRAPERQGTTEQPTPERTAPEQDAATQKAPENKAPETPGQKAPEQGGPGQRAPEQDATGQRSAEQGAPDHKAPEQDAPGQKAPEQDAADQKAAEQGTPEQGLPERKAPEQGAPDKTAEQGAPEQGTPDKTPEQGGPEQGKAEQDAPEKDGPEQRADDEKAAERDGSEQDGKEQDGQKADEEASRRDDGDRVAEDYVTDPGFRTDRPEDFRALADAQMDTFRSDGADNNAELPHELSRRDAYARRAENPRFQDMSDDGVYAVHTYTRPDVFEQLNQSLRTQDGNFADSVQQARAIASGLNELPPHEGLVSRRVGVMGRAAELLAAQYKVGEIAVETQFNSSSKVTEKNPSSKFRGQVELRITSKTGRDIDQLGMKREGEVLFKPGTQLLVTRNEKVGDTWIIEAEEIGPDDPRYLKDDVVRDKMDERRQLSAEQARELAEAPARDMSIADKLGGGQPQPDTTPPAPEPEPEPLEHRGEPADGWGSLAQATNPPGEPAIHAGTANSPEQQVRFLMDNLPETQAVNAHNFHGWNALEEGYRTNSSRSVVAFEERMQGQDSTADPVPPDQVSHDANLDYVQDKLGGDWQQHGDFDAALRDLAERPVGSRSVLAFESEAPSDPADPNSPKRVVSHLVTAVNTEHGLALVDPQNNRLADLPDQPSSVATLPYHQGDGPVLDHDTSQDTGQDTDTPQPEGPLGDLVEPDNGRPDEGYLFDDGFQATPEDHRAVADAFQGEGRHEAVTADAVKARDADPRYARLSDEDATVIRGYTGHDFYSTANAAHREGPGHPDFDRSQQQVRALVSALNKIEPTPGELLRGLNFGGDPIKIQQFRDQYPVGKTVVETTPLSASKKVTPDQDSEAGPDDRTTPVSKKLDPDQGSKFGPDVEMHIDSKTFRDVEKLSQNRSEGESLGKPATQLYVHENKIVTDPVTHQQKLVIRAEEIVFGDPRWVEKDDAEQQMAERREQTAANERENAARAKAAPSPFDNLTTLNPAPEGTATPQPQRDIADALGGNDNGGYAGADQGPDGPSMDASQVGDHDWSPLARATNPPGEPAIHADTANPNQQAKYLAERHPEMAGVNPNFHSPDAFANGYQTNCTRGMVAHALRLGGIDAEAGRLLPEDMASMGTLDYVRENLGGGDWQGHSDYDDVIRTMRDQPIGSRAVIAVQYVGDDGNTYGHVAEVVHTKEGVAFIDPQSNSLMSLPHPPVDLKTMPFDPAKAVELHNEKQQATPDTDTTDTTASADTTQPVPKPDAPVDPRIAFQKPDAPVDPRIAWQQNNPPAGSGLPPRSGYEVRPSRIGPDGRPVPSVSHTVPDRTPAADRGGYGMSEPPRQDPTPDARQNQDQNQDQDQNQSPDRDQDSPTPEERPLPTRQEIEAYLDSDRVRDAIREGNEITARDPEATVKVGDQRLPIGDAIRAMMLDSDTGPAVARILRDTPFLENSLLARPQTLCNVLKYPGAVDVLESCVREVRDYGGGPGDLADSYKADPKPAPSDLTPEQARLSAEAFREIERATPEDLRQPGFDQDRKDDPGYQREYLEYLYRDWEAKNAMLREFAQLIAGDAEDVKVKSREVPKSKVRAADKIDGYKGQADKLNDLVGSIVQYRTVDQAYQGLAKVLEESRRPGSKIQVVDFSDRFLDPQKSGYRDLQMNVRLELGDGEYHVAELRLHVKSIDDVADYEHALYEVRRDFQAVANADESRQAGEDGDRPLTAQERAMIGSILNEERIRFGEAFRLAGGRETEPRDYTRRTER, from the coding sequence ATGCCGCCGCCGGGGCCGCGGCCGCAGGGTGGGATCCCGCAGCAGGGACCGCCGCCTGGGCGGCAGGGGCCGCCGCAGCCGTTCAACGCGTGGCAGAAACCGCCGCTCGATCCGAACACGCGGCCGGACATCCCGCAGCAGCCCGCGGCTCCGCGCACGCCTGAACAGCGAGCGCCGGAGCGGCAGGCTCCCGCCCAGCGCACGCCTGAGCAGACGGCGCCGGACCAGCGCGCCCCGGAACGGCAGGGCACGACCGAACAACCCACGCCGGAGCGCACGGCACCCGAGCAGGACGCGGCCACCCAGAAGGCGCCCGAAAACAAGGCGCCTGAGACGCCGGGGCAGAAGGCTCCCGAGCAGGGTGGGCCCGGGCAGAGGGCGCCCGAGCAGGACGCCACTGGCCAGCGGAGCGCCGAGCAGGGGGCGCCGGACCATAAAGCGCCCGAGCAAGATGCGCCTGGGCAGAAGGCACCGGAGCAGGACGCGGCTGACCAGAAGGCCGCCGAGCAGGGCACGCCGGAACAGGGCTTGCCGGAGCGGAAGGCGCCCGAGCAAGGGGCGCCGGACAAGACGGCTGAGCAAGGGGCGCCTGAGCAGGGGACGCCGGACAAGACGCCGGAGCAGGGCGGGCCTGAGCAGGGCAAGGCTGAGCAGGATGCGCCGGAGAAGGATGGGCCGGAGCAGCGGGCGGACGACGAGAAGGCGGCTGAGCGCGACGGCTCGGAACAGGACGGCAAGGAGCAGGACGGGCAGAAGGCCGACGAAGAGGCGTCCAGGCGTGACGACGGGGATCGGGTCGCTGAGGACTATGTGACGGATCCGGGGTTCCGGACCGATCGGCCCGAGGACTTCCGGGCGTTGGCCGACGCCCAGATGGACACGTTCCGCTCCGACGGCGCCGACAACAACGCCGAGTTGCCCCATGAGTTGTCCCGCCGGGACGCGTATGCGCGCCGCGCCGAGAATCCGCGGTTCCAGGACATGTCGGACGACGGGGTGTACGCGGTCCACACCTACACCCGGCCTGACGTGTTCGAGCAGTTGAACCAGTCGCTGCGCACGCAGGACGGGAACTTCGCGGATTCGGTGCAGCAGGCCAGGGCCATCGCCTCCGGGCTCAACGAGCTTCCGCCGCACGAGGGGCTGGTGTCCCGCCGGGTCGGGGTGATGGGGCGCGCCGCGGAGTTGCTGGCGGCGCAGTACAAGGTCGGCGAGATCGCGGTCGAGACGCAGTTCAACAGCTCGAGCAAGGTCACCGAGAAGAATCCGTCGAGCAAGTTCCGCGGCCAGGTCGAGTTGCGCATCACCTCGAAGACCGGGCGCGACATCGATCAGCTCGGCATGAAGCGCGAGGGCGAGGTGCTGTTCAAGCCCGGCACCCAGCTGCTCGTCACGCGCAACGAGAAGGTCGGCGACACCTGGATCATCGAGGCCGAGGAGATCGGGCCGGACGACCCGCGCTACCTCAAAGACGACGTCGTGCGCGACAAGATGGACGAGCGGCGGCAGCTCAGTGCCGAGCAGGCTCGTGAACTGGCCGAAGCGCCTGCCAGGGACATGAGCATCGCCGACAAGCTCGGCGGCGGGCAGCCCCAGCCCGACACCACGCCCCCGGCACCCGAACCCGAACCCGAGCCGCTGGAGCACCGCGGCGAGCCCGCCGACGGCTGGGGCAGCCTCGCCCAGGCGACCAACCCGCCGGGCGAGCCCGCGATCCACGCGGGCACGGCGAACTCGCCGGAGCAGCAGGTCCGCTTCCTGATGGACAACCTGCCCGAGACCCAGGCCGTCAACGCGCACAACTTCCACGGCTGGAACGCGCTCGAAGAGGGCTACCGCACCAACTCCAGCCGTTCGGTGGTCGCGTTCGAAGAGCGCATGCAGGGTCAGGACAGCACCGCGGACCCGGTGCCGCCGGACCAGGTCAGCCACGACGCGAACCTCGACTACGTCCAGGACAAGCTGGGTGGCGACTGGCAGCAACACGGCGACTTCGACGCCGCGCTGCGCGACCTGGCCGAGCGCCCGGTCGGCTCGCGGTCGGTGCTGGCCTTCGAATCCGAGGCGCCGAGCGATCCCGCCGACCCGAATTCGCCGAAGCGCGTGGTCAGCCACCTGGTCACCGCGGTCAACACCGAGCACGGCCTCGCGCTGGTGGACCCGCAGAACAACCGCCTCGCGGACCTGCCGGACCAGCCGTCGAGCGTGGCCACGCTGCCCTACCACCAGGGCGACGGGCCGGTACTGGACCACGACACCAGCCAGGACACCGGCCAAGACACCGACACGCCGCAGCCGGAGGGTCCGCTCGGCGACCTGGTGGAGCCGGACAACGGACGCCCGGACGAGGGTTACCTCTTCGACGACGGTTTCCAGGCCACGCCCGAGGACCACCGCGCCGTCGCCGACGCGTTCCAGGGTGAGGGCAGGCACGAAGCCGTCACCGCCGACGCGGTCAAGGCCCGCGACGCGGACCCGCGCTACGCCAGGCTGTCCGACGAGGACGCCACGGTCATCCGCGGCTACACCGGCCACGACTTCTACTCGACCGCCAACGCCGCGCACCGCGAGGGCCCGGGCCACCCGGACTTCGACCGGTCGCAGCAGCAGGTCCGGGCGCTGGTCAGCGCGCTGAACAAGATCGAGCCGACGCCGGGCGAGCTGCTCCGCGGCCTGAACTTCGGCGGCGACCCGATCAAGATCCAGCAGTTCCGCGACCAGTACCCGGTCGGCAAAACCGTGGTCGAGACGACGCCGCTGAGCGCGAGCAAGAAGGTCACCCCGGACCAGGACAGCGAAGCCGGTCCCGACGACCGGACCACGCCGGTGAGCAAGAAGCTCGACCCGGACCAGGGCAGCAAGTTCGGTCCCGACGTCGAGATGCACATCGACTCGAAAACGTTCCGCGACGTGGAGAAGCTGTCGCAGAACCGAAGCGAGGGCGAGTCGCTCGGCAAGCCGGCCACCCAGCTCTACGTCCACGAGAACAAGATCGTCACGGACCCGGTCACCCACCAGCAGAAGCTGGTCATCCGGGCCGAGGAGATCGTCTTCGGCGATCCGCGCTGGGTCGAAAAGGACGACGCCGAGCAGCAGATGGCGGAGCGGCGCGAGCAGACCGCGGCCAACGAGCGCGAGAACGCGGCGAGGGCGAAGGCGGCCCCGTCGCCGTTCGACAACCTCACCACGCTCAACCCGGCACCCGAAGGCACCGCGACCCCGCAACCGCAGCGGGACATCGCCGACGCGCTCGGCGGCAACGACAACGGCGGGTACGCGGGCGCCGACCAGGGGCCGGACGGCCCGTCGATGGATGCCAGCCAGGTCGGCGACCACGACTGGTCACCGCTGGCGCGGGCGACCAACCCGCCGGGCGAGCCGGCGATCCACGCCGACACCGCGAACCCGAACCAGCAGGCGAAGTACCTCGCCGAGCGGCACCCGGAGATGGCCGGGGTCAACCCGAACTTCCACTCGCCGGACGCCTTCGCCAACGGTTACCAGACCAACTGCACGCGCGGCATGGTCGCGCACGCGCTGCGCCTGGGCGGGATCGACGCGGAAGCCGGGCGGCTGCTGCCCGAGGACATGGCGTCCATGGGCACGCTCGACTACGTCCGCGAGAACCTCGGTGGCGGGGACTGGCAGGGGCACAGCGACTACGACGACGTCATCCGCACCATGCGTGACCAGCCGATCGGCTCGCGCGCGGTGATCGCGGTGCAGTACGTCGGCGACGACGGGAACACCTACGGGCACGTGGCGGAAGTGGTGCACACCAAGGAGGGTGTGGCCTTCATCGACCCGCAGAGCAACTCGCTGATGAGCCTGCCGCACCCGCCGGTGGACCTGAAGACGATGCCGTTCGACCCCGCGAAGGCGGTCGAGCTGCACAACGAGAAGCAGCAGGCGACGCCCGACACCGACACCACCGACACCACGGCCAGTGCGGACACCACCCAGCCGGTGCCCAAGCCGGACGCGCCGGTCGACCCGCGCATCGCGTTCCAGAAGCCGGACGCGCCAGTGGATCCGCGGATCGCGTGGCAGCAGAACAACCCGCCCGCGGGTTCGGGACTGCCGCCGCGTTCGGGGTACGAGGTGCGGCCGTCGCGGATCGGGCCGGACGGGCGGCCGGTGCCGTCGGTCTCGCACACCGTGCCGGACCGGACCCCGGCGGCCGACCGGGGTGGCTACGGCATGTCCGAGCCGCCGCGCCAGGACCCGACGCCGGACGCCCGGCAGAACCAGGACCAAAACCAGGACCAGGACCAAAACCAGAGCCCGGACCGGGACCAGGACTCGCCGACGCCGGAGGAGCGGCCGCTGCCGACCCGCCAGGAGATCGAGGCGTACCTGGACAGCGACCGGGTGCGCGACGCGATCCGGGAAGGCAACGAGATCACCGCGCGCGACCCGGAAGCCACCGTCAAGGTCGGCGACCAGCGCCTGCCGATCGGTGACGCGATCCGGGCGATGATGCTCGACTCGGACACCGGACCCGCCGTGGCCCGGATCCTGCGCGACACCCCGTTCCTGGAGAACTCGCTGCTGGCCCGCCCGCAGACGCTGTGCAACGTGCTGAAGTACCCCGGCGCGGTCGACGTGCTGGAGTCCTGCGTGCGGGAGGTGCGCGACTACGGCGGCGGTCCCGGCGACCTCGCCGATTCGTACAAGGCGGACCCGAAGCCCGCGCCCAGCGACCTCACCCCGGAGCAGGCCCGACTTTCGGCGGAGGCGTTCCGGGAGATCGAGCGGGCCACCCCCGAGGACCTGCGGCAGCCGGGCTTCGACCAGGACCGCAAGGACGACCCCGGCTACCAGCGCGAGTACCTCGAGTACCTGTACCGGGACTGGGAAGCGAAGAACGCCATGCTGCGCGAGTTCGCCCAGCTGATCGCCGGGGACGCCGAGGACGTCAAGGTCAAGTCGCGGGAAGTGCCCAAGAGCAAGGTGCGCGCCGCGGACAAGATCGACGGGTACAAGGGCCAGGCCGACAAGCTGAACGACCTGGTCGGCTCGATCGTCCAGTACCGGACGGTGGACCAGGCGTACCAGGGGCTGGCCAAGGTGCTCGAAGAAAGCCGCCGGCCGGGGTCGAAGATCCAGGTGGTCGACTTCTCCGACCGGTTCCTGGACCCGCAGAAGAGCGGTTACCGGGACCTGCAGATGAACGTCCGGCTGGAGCTGGGCGACGGGGAGTACCACGTCGCCGAGCTGCGGCTGCACGTCAAGTCCATCGACGACGTGGCCGACTACGAGCACGCGCTCTACGAGGTCCGGCGCGACTTCCAGGCGGTGGCGAACGCGGACGAGAGCCGGCAGGCGGGCGAGGACGGCGACCGGCCGCTGACCGCCCAGGAGCGGGCGATGATCGGCTCGATCCTCAACGAGGAGCGGATCCGGTTCGGCGAGGCCTTCCGGCTCGCGGGCGGCCGGGAGACCGAGCCGCGGGACTACACCAGAAGGACTGAGCGATGA
- a CDS encoding WXG100 family type VII secretion target: protein MSAGGAGGQGFTLDPDAATTAASKLNIAADQLEDAGKALADALAAEGACWGDDESGQEFAKDYVPGAEGAVKAFTSIVEGIRALRTNVETAVQSMEGADETVRGVLKEGGGV, encoded by the coding sequence ATGTCCGCCGGGGGTGCGGGAGGTCAGGGCTTCACGCTCGACCCGGACGCCGCGACCACCGCCGCGTCCAAGCTGAACATCGCCGCCGACCAACTCGAGGACGCCGGCAAGGCGCTCGCCGACGCGCTGGCCGCCGAGGGCGCCTGCTGGGGTGACGACGAGTCGGGGCAGGAGTTCGCCAAGGACTACGTGCCAGGAGCCGAGGGCGCGGTGAAAGCGTTCACGTCCATCGTCGAAGGGATCCGCGCGCTGCGGACCAACGTCGAAACGGCCGTGCAGAGCATGGAAGGCGCCGACGAGACGGTGCGCGGGGTGCTGAAAGAGGGCGGAGGCGTCTGA
- a CDS encoding YbaB/EbfC family nucleoid-associated protein, protein MKDRVDGLLEQFNRQTEQLREAQAAAAEASATVTSKDGLVRATIDANGVLSKLDFAPTAFERSGGPAALAASVLEVVRTGGLQVKQQVANLMSPLTEGMPDLTELFEDAPSLAGLVPSIPDFTPPEPEPQKRAESFEEEGSILAHRRQPPPPAATPPPPPPPPPPSAMPQPKPTTRRARPTPVEDEEEPPDSWLTRGNR, encoded by the coding sequence ATGAAGGACCGGGTCGACGGCCTACTGGAGCAGTTCAACCGGCAGACCGAACAGCTGCGCGAGGCGCAGGCCGCCGCCGCGGAGGCCTCGGCCACGGTCACCTCCAAGGACGGCCTGGTCCGCGCCACCATCGACGCCAACGGCGTGCTCAGCAAACTCGACTTCGCGCCGACCGCCTTCGAGCGCAGCGGCGGGCCCGCCGCGCTCGCCGCCTCGGTGCTGGAAGTGGTCCGCACCGGCGGGTTGCAGGTCAAGCAGCAGGTCGCGAACCTGATGTCGCCGCTGACCGAGGGCATGCCGGACCTGACCGAGCTGTTCGAGGACGCGCCTTCGCTGGCCGGGCTGGTGCCGTCCATCCCGGACTTCACGCCGCCGGAACCGGAACCGCAGAAGCGGGCGGAATCCTTCGAGGAAGAGGGCTCGATCCTGGCGCACCGCCGCCAGCCGCCACCGCCCGCCGCGACACCCCCGCCACCACCTCCGCCGCCGCCCCCGTCGGCCATGCCGCAGCCGAAGCCGACCACGCGCCGGGCGCGGCCCACGCCGGTCGAGGATGAGGAAGAGCCGCCGGACAGCTGGCTCACCCGAGGGAACCGCTGA
- a CDS encoding YqgE/AlgH family protein, protein MGGVRADAEVEPGSLLVAAPTMFDPNFRRTVVFVIDHRDEGTLGVVLNRPSEVPVDDVLPVWGRHVVEPQSVFVGGPVEKKTALCLAALRTGQDAASVPGVIAVRGPVALVDLDADPDTLVPKVRGLRVFAGYAGWDSGQLAGEIGRGDWLIVPALPSDVLATPNRDLWGQVLRRQGVPTALLATHPGDLQRN, encoded by the coding sequence ATGGGCGGCGTGCGAGCGGACGCCGAGGTGGAACCGGGATCGTTGCTGGTCGCTGCCCCCACCATGTTCGACCCCAATTTCCGGCGGACCGTGGTGTTCGTCATCGACCACCGCGACGAGGGCACGCTGGGCGTGGTGCTGAACCGGCCGAGCGAGGTCCCGGTGGACGACGTGCTGCCGGTCTGGGGCAGGCACGTGGTGGAGCCGCAGTCGGTCTTCGTGGGCGGGCCGGTGGAGAAGAAGACCGCGTTGTGCCTGGCCGCGCTGCGGACCGGGCAGGACGCGGCGAGCGTGCCGGGCGTGATCGCGGTGCGCGGGCCGGTGGCGCTGGTCGATCTGGACGCCGACCCGGACACGCTGGTGCCGAAGGTGCGCGGGCTGCGGGTGTTCGCCGGGTACGCGGGCTGGGACTCCGGCCAGCTGGCGGGCGAGATCGGCCGCGGTGACTGGCTCATCGTGCCCGCGTTGCCCAGCGACGTGCTGGCCACGCCGAACCGGGACCTGTGGGGTCAGGTGCTGCGGCGCCAAGGGGTGCCGACGGCGCTACTGGCTACGCACCCTGGGGATTTGCAGCGGAACTGA
- a CDS encoding SdpI family protein, giving the protein MLVVALIPIVFGVLVGWGGVLGWRERLPRERGAGVRTAATQRSDEAFRVGNKVAGLPTMVGGAIGVLSGVAALVMPTVGGVIIAAVVGVLGTLVLLAAGGVLGNRAALAVPEPAPAPSGCSGCACGAGGCGAFSSAANPQGA; this is encoded by the coding sequence GTGCTGGTAGTCGCGCTGATCCCCATCGTCTTCGGTGTCCTGGTCGGCTGGGGCGGAGTCCTCGGCTGGCGTGAGCGGCTGCCCAGGGAGCGCGGCGCCGGCGTGCGCACCGCCGCGACCCAGCGCAGCGACGAGGCCTTCCGCGTCGGCAACAAGGTCGCCGGCCTGCCGACCATGGTCGGGGGCGCGATCGGCGTGCTCTCGGGCGTGGCCGCGCTGGTCATGCCGACCGTCGGTGGCGTGATCATCGCCGCGGTGGTCGGGGTGCTCGGCACGCTCGTCCTGCTCGCCGCGGGCGGCGTGCTCGGCAACCGCGCGGCGCTGGCCGTGCCGGAACCGGCTCCCGCGCCTTCCGGCTGCTCGGGCTGCGCCTGTGGTGCCGGTGGTTGCGGAGCGTTCAGTTCCGCTGCAAATCCCCAGGGTGCGTAG
- a CDS encoding esterase-like activity of phytase family protein, with translation MFKRLFGTALTAVVSLALLTPAAHAGQHVRLLGERIVPHGLTFGGTTVGGLSGIDRDPRTGQYVLISDDRTNARFYTADIDLTGAIRFTGVHHLKQPDGTNYPPQGVDPEELRVDPWLGSYYWSQEGDRTPTVLLDPSVREARRDGGYVRDLPLPQEVKMHPESGPRQNYGPEGMTFAAHGALVVTAFEGPLLQDGPEATTERGAVSRILVQGRVGPVFAQYRYQQEPIFAQADPPGAFANNGVTSILHAEHNRFLVMERSFVTGVGNKVRVFEIDLTKPGRKKLVTDLSTLGLSTVDNVEGMTWGPRLPSGERTLLLVSDNNFAATQVTQVIALAVR, from the coding sequence ATGTTCAAGCGCCTGTTCGGCACCGCGCTGACCGCGGTGGTCTCGCTCGCCCTGCTCACCCCGGCCGCGCACGCCGGCCAGCACGTTCGCCTGCTCGGCGAGCGGATCGTGCCGCACGGCCTGACCTTCGGTGGCACCACCGTCGGCGGGCTGTCCGGCATCGACCGCGATCCGCGCACCGGGCAGTACGTGCTGATCAGCGACGATCGCACGAACGCCCGCTTCTACACCGCCGACATCGACCTCACCGGCGCGATCCGGTTCACCGGCGTCCACCACCTCAAGCAGCCCGACGGCACGAACTACCCGCCGCAGGGCGTCGACCCGGAGGAACTGCGGGTCGACCCGTGGCTGGGCAGTTACTACTGGTCGCAGGAGGGCGATCGCACGCCGACCGTGCTGCTGGACCCGTCGGTGCGCGAAGCCCGGCGCGACGGCGGTTACGTCCGCGACCTGCCGTTGCCGCAGGAGGTGAAGATGCACCCCGAGTCCGGGCCGCGGCAGAACTACGGTCCGGAGGGCATGACCTTCGCCGCACACGGCGCCCTGGTGGTGACCGCGTTCGAGGGCCCGCTGCTGCAGGACGGCCCCGAGGCCACCACCGAGCGCGGCGCGGTCTCGCGCATCCTGGTGCAGGGCCGCGTCGGGCCGGTGTTCGCGCAGTACCGCTACCAGCAGGAGCCGATCTTCGCGCAGGCCGATCCGCCGGGCGCGTTCGCCAACAACGGCGTGACCTCGATCCTGCACGCCGAGCACAACCGCTTCCTCGTCATGGAACGCTCGTTCGTCACCGGCGTCGGCAACAAGGTGCGCGTCTTCGAGATCGACCTGACCAAGCCGGGCAGGAAGAAGCTCGTCACGGACCTGTCCACGCTCGGCCTGTCCACAGTGGACAACGTCGAGGGGATGACCTGGGGCCCGCGGCTGCCCTCCGGCGAGCGCACGCTGCTGCTGGTCAGCGACAACAACTTCGCCGCGACCCAGGTCACCCAGGTGATCGCGCTCGCCGTGCGCTGA